The following coding sequences are from one Mugil cephalus isolate CIBA_MC_2020 chromosome 9, CIBA_Mcephalus_1.1, whole genome shotgun sequence window:
- the tlcd5a gene encoding TLC domain-containing protein 5a has translation MVVIVACALLCLSCWVSFYFILCNVNGSRSNEWNCRLVTLVHGILAVCITGYIGYVDGPWPFTYPGTKNTPLQISAMLVSLGYFIFDMAWCVYFRTEGPVMLAHHTMSILGILLTLWLGESGIESCAVLFGSEITNPLLQARWFLKQTGRYGTVLGDVVDVLFVLLFVLMRVFVGGTMLYCELISPRPRFFIKCGGVAMYALSWVFMVDIVRFTIRKSKSWQKQKRGHQEIVAANGHELKKE, from the exons ATGGTTGTAATTGTGGCCTGTGCACTCCTGTGCCTCTCCTGCTGGGTGTCTTTCTACTTCATTTTGTGCAATGTTAACGGGTCAAGGAGCAACGAATGGAACTGCCGCCTTGTCACTCTGGTACATGGCATCCTTGCAGTATGCATCACGGGGTACATAGGCTACGTGGATGGACCCTGGCCCTTCACTTATCCAG GTACCAAGAACACCCCCCTGCAGATAAGCGCCATGTTGGTGAGCCTGGGCTACTTCATTTTCGATATGGCGTGGTGCGTGTATTTCCGCACAGAGGGACCCGTTATGCTAGCCCACCACACCATGAGCATCTTGGGAATCCTGCTGACCCTGTGGTTGGGGGAGTCTGGCATCGAGTCGTGCGCAGTGCTCTTTGGCAGCGAAATCACCAACCCCCTCCTGCAGGCACGCTGGTTTCTCAAACAGACGGGACGCTACGGCACTGTGCTGGGGGACGTTGTGGACGtcctgtttgtgctgctgttcgTGCTGATGCGAGTCTTCGTGGGAGGCACAATGCTGTACTGTGAGCTGATCTCCCCGAGACCCAGATTCTTCATCAAGTGTGGAGGAGTGGCCATGTACGCGCTATCCTGGGTCTTCATGGTGGACATTGTTCGGTTCACCATACGGAAGAGTAAAAGCTGGCAAAAACAGAAGAGAGGCCACCAAGAGATTGTAGCAGCTAATGGCCATGAATTGAAGAAGGAATGA